The following are encoded in a window of Impatiens glandulifera chromosome 5, dImpGla2.1, whole genome shotgun sequence genomic DNA:
- the LOC124940554 gene encoding uncharacterized protein LOC124940554 encodes MEFFNRSLYVVFLLFLLFVIPCSFSSEKVVDEGLIYDIDYRGPETHSSQLPPPYQSGGWPYHHGKINVHRGTLSHHKSREGQVVTSGEKVLG; translated from the exons atggAGTTCTTCAACCGTAGCCTTTATGTTGTCTTTCTTCTATTCCTACTATTTGTCATTCCTTGCAGCTTTTCAAGTG AAAAAGTAGTGGATGAAGGTTTAATCTACGACATAGATTATCGAGGACCGGAAACTCATTCTTCCCAACTCCCACCTCCTTATCAATCTGGTGGTTGGCCTTATCATCATGGCAAGATCAATGTTCATAGAGGAACACTTAGTCATCACAAATCTCGAGAAGGTCAAGTAGTGACTTCG GGTGAGAAAGTTCTTGGATGA
- the LOC124938906 gene encoding agamous-like MADS-box protein AGL80, whose translation MRRKMHLAFITHKSTRKAALKKRRKCLMKKMDEVNTLCGVDGCAIIYSPDEAIPEVWPNEAKAESVVARFNMMPYVNRHKWMENQEVHFKKIISNLEGKLNKQRKSNIEKETTLLLYRHLNGEVSNERKLKVDEYHNLNRVIDQKLEEIGERMRAFSGKSALSSVQDSINPSRVNGDVAECSTSRMGLKDGELLIGIEEKDD comes from the coding sequence ATGAGGAGGAAAATGCATCTCGCATTCATCACACATAAAAGTACAAGAAAGGCGGCTCTAAAGAAAAGGAGGAAAtgcttgatgaagaagatggatgaagtCAATACCCTTTGTGGCGTTGACGGATGTGCAATTATATACTCTCCGGATGAGGCGATTCCCGAGGTTTGGCCCAATGAGGCAAAGGCTGAGAGTGTGGTGGCTCGATTTAACATGATGCCATATGTGAATCGGCACAAATGGATGGAAAATCAGGaggtacattttaaaaaaataatttctaatttagagGGTAAACTGAATAAACAAAGAAAATCTAATATAGAGAAAGAAACTACTTTGTTGTTGTATCGTCATCTTAATGGAGAAGTGAGTAAtgaaagaaaattgaaagtGGATGAGTACCACAATCTTAATAGGGTGATTGATCAAAAGTTAGAAGAAATTGGTGAGAGGATGAGAGCGTTCTCTGGGAAATCAGCTTTGAGTTCGGTTCAAGATTCAATTAATCCTTCAAGGGTTAACGGAGATGTAGCTGAATGCTCGACGAGTCGTATGGGATTGAAGGATGGTGAACTTCTGATTGGGATTGAAGAGAAGGATGATTAA
- the LOC124940447 gene encoding hydrophobic protein RCI2A, which produces MSTATFVDILLAIILPPLGVFLKFGCQVEFWICLVLTFLGYIPGIIYAIFVLTK; this is translated from the exons atgTCGACAGCAACTTTTGTAGACATACTTTTGGCCATTATCTTGCCACCTCTTGGTGTGTTCTTGAAATTCGGTTGCCAg GTGGAGTTTTGGATATGTCTTGTGCTCACTTTCCTTGGATACATTCCTGGAATTATATATGCAATTTTTGTTCTTACCAAGTGA
- the LOC124938907 gene encoding MADS-box transcription factor PHERES 2-like, giving the protein MDELNTLCGIEGCAIVYSQCEEIPEVWPNEEKAESVVARFNMMPNVNRHKGMENQELVEIGERMRALSVKSTLSLVQDSINPTRVNEDVAECSTSRMRLKDDEFVIQIEESDD; this is encoded by the exons atggaTGAACTCAACACCCTTTGTGGCATTGAAGGATGTGCGATTGTATACTCACAATGTGAGGAAATTCCCGAGGTTTGGCCCAATGAGGAAAAGGCTGAGAGTGTGGTGGCCCGATTTAACATGATGCCAAATGTGAATCGACACAAAGGGATGGAAAATCAGGAG TTGGTAGAAATTGGTGAGAGGATGAGAGCGCTCTCAGTGAAATCAACTTTGAGTCTGGTTCAAGATTCAATTAATCCTACAAGGGTTAACGAAGATGTAGCTGAATGTTCGACGAGTCGTATGAGATTGAAGGATGATGAATTTGTGATTCAGATAGAAGAGAGTGATGATTAA
- the LOC124940767 gene encoding pentatricopeptide repeat-containing protein At3g53360, mitochondrial — translation MHNILPRLRFAVDTVRSKVPVTLTCSNFKTEQSSNDYISSFCNRNQFREALEAFDLLCKNTNFHVKPSTYARLLSACSSLGSLKLGRDVHNHMLTYGCQPDIIIGNRLVTMYGKCGSMEDARKVFDEMPERNQVSWASIIAGYSQHGHGTDALQLFVEMRKLGLMPDQFIFGSIIRACSSLVDIILGKQLHAQIIKSQAGYELISQNALLAMYSKLGLIDDAWNLFSSIASKDLISWSSIISGLWQTGYELEAMLCFKEMLSQCAYQPNEFVFGSVFSACGRLLEQDYGRQIQVVSIKYGFGRDNYVICSLADMYAKCGLLHSAKLAFSQIERPDLVSWNTIIIGFACGGEIDEAMSFFSKMRELALFPDGITIRSLLCACTNHDSFHRGMQIHSFVIKTGLNLEISVSNTIISMYSRCYDLLSTFKIFDETKTNRDLVSWNTILSACVKHNEAREVFSLLRQMFLSNSKPDNITLTSVLGACGQLASIEMGEWVHGYCVKSGLDLNICVINGLIDMHMKCGSLMNAEKLFNSIVNCDVVSWSTMIIGYAQLGLGEQALTSFRKMCGLGLVPNEVAVVGVLTACSHMRLVELGMQIYNSMEVEHGLKPTREHCSCVVDLLARAGCINEAEDFMNKMEFEPDIVMWKTLLAACRIDNNVDVAKRAAENILKIDPLNSSAHVLLCNICASTERWEDVAKIRILMKKRRIRKVPGQSWIEVKNCIHRFLSEDNSHPEGDRLRTVLQDLWQPMLDDGYAPMHKTGLISER, via the coding sequence ATGCATAATATACTTCCAAGATTGCGATTTGCAGTTGATACTGTTAGAAGCAAGGTCCCGGTTACTTTAACTTGCAGTAATTTCAAAACTGAGCAGTCGAGCAATGATTACATTAGCTCTTTCTGCAATAGGAATCAATTCAGGGAAGCTCTTGAGGCATTTGATTTATTATGTAAGAATACTAATTTTCATGTGAAACCCAGCACTTATGCTCGCCTGTTATCTGCATGTTCTTCATTGGGATCTTTAAAACTAGGTAGAGATGTCCATAATCATATGTTAACTTATGGCTGCCAACCAGATATAATTATTGGAAATCGTCTAGTTACCATGTACGGGAAATGTGGTTCAATGGAGGATGCTAGAAAGGTGTTCGACGAAATGCCTGAAAGAAACCAAGTTTCTTGGGCTTCAATAATAGCTGGTTATTCACAGCACGGCCATGGAACTGATGCCCTCCAGTTATTTGTTGAAATGCGGAAGTTGGGCTTGATGCCTGATCAGTTTATTTTTGGGAGTATTATAAGAGCTTGCTCAAGCTTGGTTGATATTATTTTAGGAAAACAGTTGCATgcacaaataattaaatcacaGGCAGGTTATGAGTTGATTTCTCAAAATGCCTTGCTTGCTATGTACTCCAAACTAGGACTAATTGATGATGCTTGGAACTTGTTTTCTAGTATTGCATCAAAAGATTTGATTTCATGGAGTTCAATTATTTCGGGTTTGTGGCAAACTGGCTACGAATTAGAAGCAATGTTGTGTTTCAAGGAGATGCTCTCTCAATGTGCTTACCAAccaaatgaatttgtttttggtaGTGTTTTCAGTGCTTGTGGAAGACTCTTAGAACAAGACTATGGCAGACAGATACAAGTGGTAAGTATAAAATATGGGTTTGGTAGGGATAATTATGTAATTTGCTCACTAGCTGATATGTATGCTAAATGTGGTCTACTTCACTCTGCAAAACTAGCATTCTCTCAAATAGAAAGACCCGATTTAGTTTCTTGGAATACGATTATTATAGGTTTTGCATGTGGTGGTGAAATTGATGAAGCCATGTCATTTTTTTCAAAGATGAGGGAGCTTGCATTATTCCCGGATGGAATTACCATTCGCTCATTGCTTTGTGCATGTACAAATCACGATAGTTTTCATCGCGGTATGCAGATCCACTCTTTCGTTATCAAGACAGGTCTCAATCTAGAGATATCAGTCTCCAATACTATCATTTCAATGTATTCTAGATGTTATGATCTTTTGAGTACGTTCAAGATCTTTGACGAGACCAAAACCAATCGGGATTTAGTTTCTTGGAACACCATTCTCTCAGCATGCGTAAAACATAACGAGGCGAGAGAGGTTTTCTCGTTATTAAGACAAATGTTTCTTTCTAATAGTAAACCCGACAACATCACGTTAACTAGTGTACTTGGAGCTTGCGGTCAATTGGCATCAATCGAAATGGGGGAATGGGTTCATGGCTACTGCGTAAAATCTGGGTTGGATCTTAACATATGTGTCATAAATGGATTGATCGACATGCATATGAAGTGTGGTTCACTTATGAACGCGGAAAAATTGTTTAACTCGATTGTGAATTGTGACGTTGTCTCGTGGAGTACCATGATTATCGGCTACGCTCAGTTAGGACTTGGGGAACAAGCTCTAACGTCTTTTAGGAAAATGTGTGGACTTGGCTTGGTACCGAACGAAGTGGCGGTTGTAGGTGTCTTAACCGCTTGTAGTCACATGAGACTAGTAGAATTAGGTATGCAAATTTACAACTCAATGGAAGTTGAGCATGGGTTAAAACCGACAAGGGAGCATTGTTCGTGCGTGGTTGACTTGCTTGCTCGTGCGGGATGTATAAATGAAGCCGAAGATTTCATGAATAAAATGGAGTTCGAGCCAGACATAGTCATGTGGAAGACTCTCCTTGCTGCGTGTAGAATTGATAATAACGTAGATGTTGCTAAACGGGCTGctgagaatattttgaagatCGATCCGTTAAATTCTTCGGCTCATGTTCTACTTTGCAACATATGTGCTTCTACCGAAAGATGGGAGGATGTTGCgaaaattagaattttgatgaaGAAAAGGAGAATCAGGAAAGTGCCCGGTCAAAGCTGGATTGAAGTGAAGAATTGTATCCATAGGTTTTTATCGGAAGATAATTCTCATCCTGAAGGTGACAGATTACGGACAGTGCTTCAAGATTTATGGCAGCCGATGCTGGACGATGGTTATGCTCCAATGCATAAAACAGGTTTGATTTCTGAAAGATGA
- the LOC124939821 gene encoding SOSS complex subunit B homolog has protein sequence MVYLKDIVPAAQNNINSQFIMLDKAGASIDGENKMCLALVADNTAAVNFQLWGEECDAFEPGDIILLTNGIFSFQRNNLFLRAGKRGKVEKVGEFTMKFVETPNMSEIKWVPDQKKYIQESVISSHSRIFPPMK, from the coding sequence atGGTTTATTTGAAAGACATTGTCCCTGCAGCTCAAAACAACATAAACTCCCAATTCATCATGTTGGACAAAGCAGGAGCGTCGATTGATGGTGAAAATAAGATGTGTCTGGCTTTGGTAGCTGACAACACAGCCGCAGTCAATTTCCAGCTCTGGGGAGAAGAATGCGATGCATTTGAGCCGGGTGACATTATTCTACTGACAAATggtatattttcttttcaaaggAATAATCTCTTTCTGAGAGCTGGAAAGAGGGGAAAAGTGGAGAAAGTGGGAGAGTTCACCATGAAGTTTGTCGAGACCCCAAACATGAGTGAAATCAAGTGGGTTCCTGATCAGAAGAAATACATACAAGAATCTGTCATCTCTTCCCATTCAAGAATCTTTCCACCCATGAAATAG
- the LOC124938567 gene encoding protein IQ-DOMAIN 3-like, which yields MGKKGNWFLSIKKALIPESKEQKSKKKKKWFGKEKLTVPNHLDEALPPPPLILSEEVKVVEAEEDEQTKHAYSVVIATAAAAEAAVAAAHAAAEVVRLTSAAVVQFPGKSKEEVAVIRIQTAFRGYMAKRALRALRGLVRLKAFLEGTNAKRQTTKALKSMQNVGRVQAQIQARRITILEENQALQKQLLQKQTKEEILQMGDDWDDSNQSKEQLETGLMNKYKATMRRERALAYSYSHQQIWKKSAKSTILTFMNPNNPQWGWSWLERWSSVSEEMTTLSTPQSSSKIRKLKSTNPRGKGLNLIVIENDDTRSVFSVQSERNRRRHSISGSSIRDDESLASSPSFPSYMASTQSAKAKSRLQSPLGLENNVMLTEKAATAKAVASVKKRLSFPASSPVKPRRLSGPPRIETRFDKENSDINGVTVA from the exons ATGGGAAAGAAAGGAAACTGGTTTTTGTCGATTAAGAAGGCTTTAATTCCAGAATCAAAGGAACAG aaatcaaagaagaagaagaaatggtttGGGAAAGAAAAATTAACTGTTCCTAATCATCTTGATGAAGcccttcctcctcctcctctgaTCTTATCAGAAGAGGTGAAAGTAGTTGAAGCCGAGGAGGATGAACAGACCAAACACGCTTACTCCGTCGTGATCGCCACTGCGGCAGCAGCTGAGGCTGCTGTTGCAGCCGCTCACGCGGCTGCGGAGGTAGTACGTCTCACTTCAGCAGCTGTAGTTCAGTTCCCTGGTAAATCCAAAGAGGAAGTTGCAGTCATTAGAATCCAAACCGCTTTCCGGGGTTACATG GCAAAGCGCGCATTACGGGCTTTAAGAGGACTGGTGAGACTAAAAGCATTTTTGGAAGGGACTAATGCAAAACGACAAACTACAAAGGCTTTAAAATCCATGCAAAACGTAGGTCGTGTTCAAGCTCAAATTCAAGCTAGACGGATAACAATATTGGAAGAGAATCAAGCTCTTCAAAAACAGCTCTTACAGAAACAAACAAAGGAAGAAATCCTTCAG ATGGGAGACGACTGGGACGACAGTAATCAATCGAAAGAACAACTTGAAACAGGTCTTATGAACAAATACAAAGCCACAATGAGAAGAGAACGAGCTCTAGCTTATTCCTATTCTCATCAG CAAATTTGGAAGAAATCAGCAAAATCAACAATACTTACATTTATGAATCCAAATAATCCTCAATGGGGCTGGAGTTGGCTCGAGCGATGGAGCAGCGTCAGTGAGGAAATGACAACACTGTCAACACCTCAATCATCATCCAAGATTCGGAAATTGAAATCGACAAACCCTAGGGGGAAGGGTTTGAATCTGATAGTAATAGAAAATGATGATACTAGAAGCGTTTTCAGCGTTCAATCGGAGAGAAACAGGAGGAGGCATAGCATATCTGGATCGTCGATTAGAGACGACGAAAGCTTAGCTAGTTCTCCGTCGTTTCCTAGCTACATGGCGTCTACACAATCGGCGAAAGCGAAATCGAGATTGCAAAGTCCTTTAGGGTTGGAAAATAATGTAATGCTTACAGAAAAGGCGGCGACGGCGAAGGCGGTGGCATCGGTAAAGAAACGGTTGTCTTTTCCGGCGAGTTCACCGGTTAAACCTAGACGTCTTTCTGGCCCGCCGAGGATTGAAACCAGATTCGATAAAGAAAACAGTGACATAAATGGGGTGACCGTGGCTtga
- the LOC124939777 gene encoding uncharacterized protein LOC124939777: MADVARSRSTSWRDELMSLVEDTGVIFTDETLGISTPFMEPKRSDFTVRDINDGELAEPESFKDQVKEFAKAWGEMFLELGKGVKDIVQQSLLTDDSYIVIKCKGPIKKAGSRLRFLNDYLPEDRDPVHSWSVIFCVFFVALAVLMVNTKRDHVVSLVKKISTHPPSATRMLLPDGRYLAYLEQGVSCSTARQHVIVPHSFLSSRVAGIPGVKASLLEEFGIHLVTYDLPGFGESDPHPKRNLSSSAQDMLFLANSLGIYDKFWVLGFSSGAMHAWAALNYIPDQIRGAAMFSPMINPYDSSMTKEEISKTWENWLRRRKMMHYLARRFPKFLSYIYRRSFLSGKHGRLDNWFSWTLGNKDKGLTEDPRFEELWHRDVEESIRQGNVKPFIQEAVLHVTDWGFKLTNLAVRKKCPRKGFFTWFTFMHSHTEAECQWTGFQGPIHIWQGLDDQVVSPSMFDYVARVVPSIIMHKLPDEGHLSYFFLCDECHRQVFLTLFGTPIETTTTDEETQLLDIGATTKEQSSV, encoded by the exons ATGGCAGATGTTGCTAGGTCGAGGTCAACATCCTGGCGTGATGAACTCATGAGCTTGGTTGAGGATACTGGAGTTATATTCACAGATGAAACATTGGGAATTTCTACCCCTTTTATGGAACCTAAGAGATCCGATTTCACTGTAAGGGATATTAATGATGGAGAGTTAGCTGAGCCAGAGAGTTTCAAGGATCAGGTTAAGGAGTTTGCAAAAGCTTGGGGTGAAATGTTTCTGGAACTTGGGAAAGGGGTTAAGGACATAGTGCAACAGAGCCTTTTGACTGATGATTCTTACATAGTTATTAAGTGTAAAGGACCGATCAAAAAGGCTGGAAGTAGATTAAGgtttttgaatgattatttGCCTGAAGATCGTGACCCAGTTCATTCATGGTCTGTGATATTTTGCGTGTTCTTTGTGGCTCTTGCAG TGTTGATGGTGAATACAAAACGTGATCATGTGGTCTCATTAGTGAAGAAAATCAGCACGCATCCCCCTAGTGCTACACGAATGCTACTTCCGGATGGCAGGTACTTGGCCTATCTTGAGCAAGGTGTTTCATGTAGCACAGCCAGACAACATGTGATTGTGCCTCATAGTTTCTTATCTTCTAGAGTTGCAG GTATCCCAGGGGTGAAAGCATCATTGCTGGAAGAGTTTGGCATCCACTTAGTAACATATGATCTCCCTGGTTTTGGAGAGAGTGATCCTCATCCAAAGAGAAACCTTAGCTCATCAGCCCAGGATATGTTGTTTCTTGCAAATTCTCTTGGAATATACGACAAGTTCTGGGTTTTGGGGTTCTCAAGTGGAGCTATGCATGCATGGGCAGCTCTGAATTACATTCCAGATCAAATTAGAG GTGCTGCAATGTTTTCTCCAATGATAAACCCATACGATTCAAGCATGACTAAGGAGGAGATTTCCAAAACCTGGGAAAACTGGTTAAGAAGGAGAAAAATGATGCATTATTTAGCTCGTAGATTTCCAAAGTTTTTGAGTTATATTTACCGTAGAAGTTTTCTGTCTGGAAAACATGGTCGTTTGGATAACTGGTTCTCTTGGACACTTGGGAATAAG GATAAAGGTCTTACAGAGGATCCAAGATTTGAAGAGTTGTGGCATAGGGATGTGGAGGAGTCTATTCGGCAAGGAAATGTGAAACCGTTCATTCAGGAAGCTGTTCTTCACGTGACTGATTGGGGATTCAAACTTACAAACCTTGCAGTGCGAAAGAAGTGCCCAAGGAAAGGATTTTTTACCTGGTTTACGTTCATGCACTCACATACGGAAGCTGAATGTCAATGGACTGGATTTCAAGGTCCAATCCACATATGGCAG GGGCTGGATGACCAAGTAGTCTCTCCATCTATGTTTGACTATGTAGCTCGGGTTGTGCCTAGTATCATAATGCATAAGCTACCCGACGAGGGTCATTTATCGTATTTCTTTTTATGCGATGAATGCCACAGACAAGTATTTCTAACTCTATTTGGGACACCGATTGAGACCACTACCACTGACGAAGAAACACAGTTGTTAGATATTGGTGCAACCACCAAAGAGCAAAGTAGCGTATAA